Proteins encoded by one window of Myxococcus guangdongensis:
- a CDS encoding tetratricopeptide repeat protein, with protein sequence MSARLSRWMGLACVLVLPWTALGAGPLERDHPMVQKGREAYLAGNYEEALKAFEEAKKERPHDPTVDFNRGDALAKLGRVKDAQEVFRGVTESNRPDLRQKAWYNLGNLAATTGDRVEALKSYRRALTLDPQDIQARHNYEVVLRNLPPPQDNSADGGTDGGGDSGTDGGRPDGGEDGGTKADGGAPVDGGTDGGADGGTDGGMEDGGSDGGADGGGDGGADGGGDGGADGGDGGDQGPPQKGDGGSDGGADGGDDDGDGDPGDGGTDGGSESEGDSESSGADAGVSPSDLDQQEAERLLDAMKQNEKNLQLWRFQQKKKQRKPNEKDW encoded by the coding sequence ATGAGCGCGCGGCTCTCACGGTGGATGGGGCTTGCGTGCGTGCTGGTGCTGCCGTGGACGGCGCTCGGCGCGGGGCCGCTGGAGCGCGACCATCCGATGGTCCAGAAGGGGCGTGAGGCGTACCTCGCGGGCAACTACGAGGAGGCGCTGAAGGCCTTCGAGGAGGCGAAGAAGGAGCGTCCGCACGACCCGACGGTGGACTTCAACCGGGGCGACGCGCTGGCGAAGCTGGGCCGGGTGAAGGACGCGCAGGAGGTGTTCCGCGGCGTGACGGAGTCCAACCGGCCCGACCTGCGACAGAAGGCCTGGTACAACCTGGGCAACCTCGCGGCCACGACGGGGGACCGGGTGGAGGCGCTGAAGTCCTACCGACGCGCGCTGACCCTGGACCCGCAGGACATCCAGGCCCGGCACAACTACGAGGTGGTGCTGCGCAACCTGCCTCCGCCGCAGGACAACTCGGCGGATGGAGGAACGGACGGTGGGGGAGACTCCGGGACGGATGGCGGGCGACCGGATGGTGGCGAGGATGGCGGCACCAAGGCGGACGGCGGCGCGCCGGTGGACGGCGGCACCGACGGCGGCGCGGATGGTGGCACCGACGGCGGGATGGAGGACGGAGGCAGTGACGGCGGCGCGGATGGCGGCGGCGACGGTGGCGCGGACGGCGGAGGGGACGGCGGCGCGGATGGCGGCGACGGCGGCGACCAGGGGCCTCCTCAGAAGGGGGATGGCGGCAGCGACGGTGGCGCGGATGGCGGCGACGATGACGGAGATGGCGACCCGGGAGATGGCGGGACGGATGGCGGCAGCGAGTCGGAGGGTGACTCGGAGTCGTCGGGCGCGGATGCGGGCGTGAGCCCGTCGGACCTGGACCAGCAGGAGGCGGAGCGCCTGTTGGATGCGATGAAGCAGAACGAGAAGAATCTCCAGCTCTGGCGTTTCCAGCAGAAGAAGAAGCAGAGGAAGCCCAATGAGAAGGACTGGTAG